In a single window of the Arthrobacter sp. StoSoilA2 genome:
- the solA gene encoding N-methyl-L-tryptophan oxidase, with protein MSTTKKRVAVIGLGTAGSMSAWRLASRGVDVVGYEQFGIAHDRSAHAGESRIFRTAYFEDPEYVPLLRTAKALWQQLEGETGTNLLTLAGNLMLGESSSQMANVSNSIDKFGVDASIIPLDEARTRWPHHPFHEGDAVVLDREAGYLRPELAVLKAAYRAKSLGAQLRTYTPVEGVEVKNGGVWVSAHGRNERYDHVVVTTGPWAAKLLPELAPLLQVRKAVSAWFVTKERGAFDPANFPCFIRTTPEEFYGLPAMDGNGLKLGLSGTVNRLVADPDALDRTVPVDEITAFRQLVADSFPALYPDPVRVAAYMEGYTQDGHGIVGRLGSEDRITVLTGLSGHGFKLAPVLGEIAADYALQGASDNTIPLISPDRFLAVQTSTANP; from the coding sequence ATGAGCACCACCAAGAAGAGAGTGGCCGTCATCGGGCTCGGAACCGCGGGCAGCATGTCTGCCTGGCGCCTGGCTTCACGGGGCGTAGATGTAGTCGGGTACGAGCAGTTCGGAATTGCCCATGACCGTAGCGCCCATGCGGGCGAATCCCGTATCTTCCGCACCGCCTACTTCGAAGACCCTGAATACGTGCCACTGCTTCGAACTGCCAAGGCACTCTGGCAACAACTCGAGGGTGAAACAGGCACCAATCTGCTCACACTTGCCGGCAATCTCATGCTGGGAGAGTCCTCATCGCAGATGGCCAACGTCAGCAACTCCATCGATAAGTTCGGGGTCGACGCCTCCATCATTCCGCTCGACGAGGCACGCACCCGCTGGCCGCACCATCCGTTCCACGAGGGGGACGCCGTTGTCCTTGACCGTGAAGCAGGTTATCTTCGCCCTGAGCTTGCGGTGCTGAAGGCCGCCTACCGGGCCAAGTCGCTGGGCGCCCAACTACGCACCTACACCCCGGTCGAAGGGGTGGAAGTCAAAAACGGCGGGGTCTGGGTCAGCGCCCATGGACGAAACGAGCGATACGACCACGTTGTAGTCACTACCGGCCCCTGGGCGGCGAAGCTGCTTCCGGAACTCGCGCCACTCCTGCAGGTTCGCAAGGCGGTATCAGCGTGGTTCGTCACGAAGGAACGCGGGGCATTTGATCCGGCCAACTTCCCATGCTTCATACGCACAACGCCTGAAGAGTTCTATGGACTGCCGGCGATGGACGGAAACGGGCTGAAACTAGGCCTGTCCGGCACCGTCAACCGTCTGGTGGCTGACCCCGACGCCCTCGACCGGACAGTCCCCGTCGACGAAATAACGGCATTCAGGCAACTCGTCGCCGATTCCTTCCCGGCACTCTATCCAGATCCTGTCCGGGTCGCCGCCTACATGGAGGGCTACACCCAGGACGGCCACGGGATCGTTGGGCGGCTTGGTAGTGAGGACCGCATTACCGTCCTCACAGGCCTGTCCGGGCATGGGTTCAAGCTTGCACCGGTGCTCGGCGAAATCGCCGCGGACTACGCCCTTCAAGGCGCCAGTGACAACACGATCCCGCTCATAAGCCCTGACCGGTTCCTTGCGGTCCAGACCTCGACGGCGAACCCGTGA
- a CDS encoding amino acid ABC transporter ATP-binding protein, with protein MNTDGTILAQKIRKSFGPKTVLKDIDLEIASGEICCIIGPSGSGKSTILRCINGLETVDSGVLKVNGEDFGYYETDKAYHALPAKKLAQQRTRVGMVFQSFNLFPNMTARENVMSGPVLVKRADKKESAKRAQELLTSVGLGAFGDRYPAELSGGQQQRVAIARSLAMDPEIMLFDEPTSALDPEKVGEVLTVMKELAKKGMTMVVVTHEMGFAREVADSLIFMDDGYVVERGDAREVLANPQESRTQSFLEKVL; from the coding sequence ATGAACACCGACGGCACTATCCTTGCCCAGAAAATCCGAAAGTCCTTTGGGCCCAAGACAGTCCTGAAGGACATCGACCTGGAGATCGCCAGCGGAGAGATCTGCTGCATCATCGGCCCCAGCGGGTCGGGAAAGTCCACTATCCTTCGCTGCATCAACGGTCTTGAGACCGTGGACTCCGGTGTCCTGAAGGTCAATGGCGAGGACTTCGGCTACTACGAAACCGATAAGGCCTACCACGCCCTGCCAGCGAAGAAGCTGGCCCAGCAGCGCACCAGGGTTGGCATGGTCTTCCAGTCCTTCAACCTGTTTCCGAACATGACCGCCCGGGAGAACGTCATGTCCGGACCGGTCCTGGTCAAGCGCGCGGACAAGAAGGAATCAGCCAAACGAGCCCAGGAACTATTGACAAGCGTCGGACTCGGCGCGTTTGGTGACCGATACCCGGCCGAGCTCTCCGGTGGGCAGCAGCAACGCGTCGCGATCGCCCGGTCCCTGGCCATGGACCCGGAGATCATGCTCTTTGATGAACCAACATCTGCACTGGACCCCGAAAAGGTCGGAGAAGTCCTGACAGTCATGAAAGAGCTGGCCAAGAAGGGCATGACCATGGTGGTGGTCACCCACGAGATGGGCTTCGCCCGCGAAGTGGCCGACTCCCTGATCTTCATGGACGACGGCTACGTCGTCGAACGCGGCGACGCCCGGGAAGTCCTCGCCAACCCGCAAGAGTCCCGCACCCAGTCCTTCCTCGAGAAAGTGCTCTGA
- a CDS encoding ABC transporter substrate-binding protein, producing MKTQNKVHAAVAALALLIGLSACGNAASSEPSASPTELGLRDISEGVQPDPKAVSLLPKSYKDKGELTVAADLHYPPTVFLAEDNKTPIGLNPDITRLIAKKLGVKVKFEDTKFDTIIPGLDGGRFDFTVSTMAKTEDRLKVVDMIDYFKAGSSIGVTAGNPQKLTNETLCGKNIAVTQGSTGQLLRLPALNEMTCTSKGQPAINAVTLPNIQEALVQLHSKRIDGILYDTTALAWAQTQQPGSFQMLTPPLNVGGTGITAVALKKGSPLTPAIQAAVQSILGDPEYKEALKTWGLEFGAITDAKLN from the coding sequence ATGAAGACACAAAACAAGGTCCACGCCGCTGTGGCCGCACTGGCCCTCCTTATTGGCTTGAGCGCATGCGGCAACGCCGCCAGTAGTGAACCTTCGGCCAGCCCCACCGAACTGGGCCTGAGGGATATCTCGGAGGGTGTCCAGCCCGATCCGAAGGCTGTGAGCCTCCTGCCGAAGTCCTACAAGGACAAGGGCGAGCTCACGGTGGCCGCGGACCTGCACTACCCGCCGACCGTCTTCCTTGCCGAAGACAACAAAACCCCGATCGGCCTCAACCCGGACATCACCCGGCTTATTGCCAAGAAGCTTGGCGTAAAGGTGAAGTTCGAGGACACGAAGTTCGACACCATCATTCCGGGCCTTGACGGCGGACGCTTCGACTTCACGGTTTCGACCATGGCCAAGACCGAGGACCGGCTCAAGGTCGTGGACATGATCGACTACTTCAAGGCTGGCAGCTCCATCGGGGTGACCGCCGGAAACCCGCAGAAACTCACGAACGAGACCCTATGTGGGAAGAACATCGCCGTCACCCAGGGCTCCACCGGCCAACTGTTGCGCCTTCCGGCCCTGAACGAGATGACCTGCACCTCCAAGGGACAGCCCGCGATCAACGCTGTGACGCTGCCCAACATCCAGGAAGCCCTGGTACAGCTGCACTCCAAGCGGATCGACGGCATCCTCTACGACACCACGGCACTCGCCTGGGCACAGACGCAGCAGCCGGGCTCCTTCCAGATGCTTACCCCTCCCCTCAACGTCGGGGGAACCGGTATCACTGCAGTTGCGCTGAAGAAGGGCTCGCCGCTGACCCCGGCAATCCAGGCAGCAGTCCAATCGATCCTCGGGGACCCGGAGTACAAAGAGGCGCTCAAAACCTGGGGCCTCGAGTTTGGCGCCATCACCGACGCCAAGCTGAACTAG
- a CDS encoding RidA family protein, producing MSLPFTPADSRIGLVANGVSGSPSDRLRAFGLKLPSLAHNPYYLQHRSVDSSIYISGQLPYKDGELLGTGIVGREVELETAQELARHAALNALAAAVQAVGDLDKVRIVQMLVFVASTPDFGLQSQVANAASDLLIGVLGEKGRHARTAIGVAGLPRRSPVEIQMVCTEA from the coding sequence ATGAGTCTTCCCTTTACCCCGGCTGATTCTCGCATCGGGCTGGTCGCCAATGGCGTGTCCGGCTCGCCATCTGACCGGTTGCGTGCTTTCGGCTTGAAATTGCCCAGCCTCGCTCACAACCCGTACTACCTTCAACACCGCTCGGTGGACTCCAGCATTTACATCTCAGGCCAACTGCCGTACAAAGACGGCGAACTTCTGGGCACCGGCATCGTCGGCCGCGAGGTTGAGCTTGAAACAGCCCAGGAGCTTGCCCGCCATGCAGCGCTCAACGCACTTGCTGCCGCCGTCCAAGCAGTAGGCGACCTGGACAAGGTCCGCATCGTGCAGATGCTCGTCTTTGTGGCCAGTACACCGGACTTCGGCCTGCAGTCGCAGGTCGCCAATGCAGCCAGTGACTTGCTCATCGGGGTGCTGGGTGAAAAGGGACGGCACGCCCGTACTGCGATCGGTGTTGCCGGCCTGCCGCGCAGGAGCCCGGTCGAGATCCAGATGGTCTGCACGGAGGCATAG
- a CDS encoding amino acid ABC transporter permease: MTTAIDKGNKAAMGSIDAALKPRLRLRTRSEYAGWILSILVGVGILTSVLTNSNFKWEIVGKYFFAETILRGLMLTIFLTVASMALGTLLGLALAIMRASHVKPVSMTAGLYITLFRGTPVLVQLIFWFNISALYPNLSIGIPFTDISTVIDVNTIMGPITAALVGLTLNQAAYMAEIIRGGFSAVGKGQLEAADSLGMSASMRMRKVIIPQAMPSIIPATGNQFIGMFKETSLVSVLGVAELLQSTQLIYARTFETIPLLIVASLWYLVMTLLLSYPQSKLEQKYSRATARLPRKSKPAVLTDPEGIAR, encoded by the coding sequence ATGACAACGGCAATCGACAAAGGAAACAAAGCTGCCATGGGAAGCATTGATGCAGCCCTCAAGCCACGGCTCCGGCTTCGGACCCGCTCCGAATATGCAGGGTGGATCCTGAGCATCCTCGTCGGCGTCGGGATTCTCACCTCCGTCCTGACAAACTCCAACTTCAAGTGGGAGATCGTTGGGAAGTACTTCTTCGCTGAGACGATCCTGCGCGGGCTCATGCTCACGATCTTCCTCACGGTTGCGAGCATGGCACTGGGAACCTTGCTCGGGCTTGCCCTTGCGATCATGCGGGCTTCGCATGTGAAGCCGGTCTCCATGACAGCCGGACTCTACATCACATTGTTCCGGGGTACCCCGGTCTTGGTGCAGCTGATCTTCTGGTTCAATATCTCCGCCCTTTACCCGAACCTGAGCATCGGGATCCCGTTCACTGACATCAGCACTGTCATCGACGTCAACACGATCATGGGCCCGATCACCGCAGCACTCGTGGGCCTTACCCTCAACCAGGCTGCCTACATGGCCGAGATCATCCGCGGCGGCTTCTCCGCGGTAGGCAAGGGCCAGCTCGAGGCCGCCGACTCGCTCGGAATGAGCGCATCCATGAGGATGCGCAAGGTCATCATCCCTCAGGCCATGCCGTCCATCATTCCGGCAACCGGCAATCAGTTCATCGGAATGTTCAAGGAAACGTCGCTGGTCAGCGTCCTCGGCGTGGCCGAGCTTTTGCAGAGCACCCAGTTGATCTACGCCCGCACTTTTGAGACCATCCCGCTGCTCATCGTGGCCAGCCTCTGGTACCTGGTCATGACCCTGCTGCTGAGCTACCCGCAGTCCAAGCTCGAACAGAAGTACTCCCGCGCAACCGCCCGGCTTCCCCGGAAGTCGAAACCCGCTGTCCTGACAGACCCGGAAGGTATCGCCCGATGA
- a CDS encoding succinylglutamate desuccinylase/aspartoacylase family protein, giving the protein MHGGFGSQEPVIRGHFHIPALPGGGLDVPYIEIHGRETGPRLTVLAGVHGCEYAAMAALREFVSEVNPAELRGIITAVPVVNVPAYMGRTPFVVPVDGKNLNRCFPGDPKGSFSDVLAHHVFERFIRGADYVIDLHSGDLPEAIEPVVIYDESPVSEAARRIAMAYGTQHVIRQPSDARVTTGTTGSAAADAGVPAITAEAGGSGIIDPKAVAIHVMGLRNVAATLGMLPYDVKQTRGQTEHQQGWSWIHSPVGGWWQPTVELGKPVSKGGLLGQVSDLFGDVIHEVRANQAGIPMIITTSPAIAADGLVMVLTQEV; this is encoded by the coding sequence ATGCATGGTGGCTTCGGAAGCCAAGAGCCCGTGATACGCGGCCACTTCCACATCCCTGCTCTCCCTGGCGGCGGTTTGGATGTGCCGTACATCGAGATCCATGGCCGGGAGACCGGGCCTCGGCTGACGGTTCTCGCAGGGGTCCATGGCTGTGAGTACGCGGCCATGGCTGCCCTGCGGGAGTTCGTTTCGGAGGTTAATCCTGCGGAACTGAGGGGGATCATCACCGCGGTTCCCGTGGTCAACGTCCCGGCTTACATGGGCCGAACGCCCTTCGTCGTTCCAGTGGATGGCAAGAATCTGAACAGGTGCTTTCCCGGCGACCCGAAGGGCAGCTTTTCGGACGTGCTGGCACACCATGTGTTCGAGCGCTTCATCCGGGGAGCCGACTACGTCATAGACCTGCATTCCGGAGATCTGCCGGAAGCTATTGAGCCGGTAGTTATCTACGACGAGTCACCCGTGAGTGAGGCTGCGCGGCGGATCGCGATGGCGTACGGGACCCAGCATGTGATCAGGCAGCCTTCCGACGCGAGGGTCACAACCGGCACCACGGGTTCTGCTGCCGCAGATGCCGGTGTTCCGGCGATCACCGCTGAGGCAGGAGGCAGCGGGATCATCGACCCCAAGGCTGTCGCCATTCATGTCATGGGCCTGCGGAATGTGGCTGCGACCCTGGGAATGCTCCCCTATGACGTAAAGCAGACCCGTGGCCAGACCGAGCACCAGCAAGGGTGGAGTTGGATTCACTCGCCGGTGGGTGGTTGGTGGCAACCGACCGTCGAACTTGGCAAGCCTGTCTCCAAGGGCGGGCTTCTTGGACAGGTCAGTGACCTTTTCGGCGACGTCATCCACGAAGTAAGGGCGAATCAAGCCGGGATACCCATGATCATCACCACGAGTCCCGCGATCGCCGCGGACGGACTCGTGATGGTCCTAACCCAGGAGGTTTAA
- a CDS encoding FAD-dependent oxidoreductase, with amino-acid sequence MTDGKLAVIGLGTIGSMALWQASRLSDSVVGFEAQLPAHGRSAVGGDTRLFRMLNLNPGFNPILHSSQRLWAELEDETGQDILLRCGGIYIGTANGPYIPQLLESARVTGVAHQILSHAEMAERYPQHNLRSDDIAVFDPNGGALRTDRAVTAAISAAEANGATVLTNTPVDGIRETVDGVVVTSGDKSWTFESVIVASGGWSQKLMPESLQAHTQPNRVFLTWFVAKNPALFSPERFPVFVRLSGDRSMYGAPAVDGVTVKATLNFRPTPTRNPDAVPRELTPAEVAETTETVGEFFPGLYPNIVRSDAFPDLFTTDRNPLLGRLDAGSRVYCATGFSGGGFKMATGYGEIAAREALGLQTFDGLDFLRPERFMSVHSMQVSPAGQSSSHS; translated from the coding sequence ATGACAGATGGAAAATTGGCCGTCATCGGTCTCGGCACCATTGGCAGTATGGCCCTCTGGCAGGCCTCCCGGCTGTCCGATTCGGTGGTCGGCTTCGAAGCGCAGCTCCCTGCCCACGGACGCAGCGCCGTTGGCGGAGACACCCGCCTGTTCCGAATGCTCAACCTAAATCCGGGCTTCAACCCCATCCTGCACAGCTCCCAACGGCTCTGGGCCGAGCTTGAGGATGAAACCGGACAGGACATCCTTTTGCGCTGCGGTGGAATCTACATTGGCACGGCGAATGGCCCGTACATTCCACAGCTGCTCGAGTCGGCGCGGGTGACCGGAGTCGCGCACCAGATTCTCTCCCATGCCGAGATGGCCGAGCGGTACCCGCAGCACAACCTGCGTTCGGACGATATCGCTGTATTCGACCCCAACGGTGGCGCTCTAAGGACGGACCGGGCCGTCACGGCTGCGATCTCCGCAGCCGAGGCCAACGGTGCCACAGTACTCACCAACACCCCGGTAGACGGGATCCGGGAAACCGTAGACGGTGTTGTGGTGACCTCCGGGGACAAGTCCTGGACGTTCGAGAGTGTCATCGTCGCGTCCGGCGGCTGGTCACAGAAGCTCATGCCGGAGTCGCTCCAGGCACACACCCAACCCAACAGGGTCTTCCTCACGTGGTTCGTCGCGAAAAATCCCGCACTCTTCTCTCCAGAACGGTTCCCCGTCTTCGTGCGGCTCTCCGGAGACCGATCCATGTATGGTGCACCCGCAGTTGACGGGGTCACCGTCAAGGCAACGCTGAATTTCCGGCCAACGCCTACACGGAACCCGGATGCGGTTCCCAGGGAACTTACTCCGGCAGAGGTTGCGGAGACGACCGAAACGGTGGGTGAGTTCTTCCCCGGCCTGTATCCAAACATCGTCCGCTCGGATGCGTTCCCGGACCTCTTCACTACCGACCGAAACCCGCTGCTCGGGCGTTTGGACGCCGGTAGCCGGGTCTACTGCGCCACCGGGTTCTCCGGCGGGGGCTTCAAAATGGCCACGGGATATGGCGAGATCGCCGCCCGGGAGGCACTCGGATTACAGACGTTCGACGGCCTGGATTTCCTACGTCCGGAACGGTTCATGAGCGTCCACAGTATGCAGGTTTCCCCGGCCGGACAGTCCTCTTCCCACAGCTAG
- a CDS encoding MFS transporter, giving the protein MTVTHRRDTPSTQDEAIGRKDPKKAAMSGWIGSALEYYDFALYSLAATLLFPTIFFPTENPTVGIIASLATYAVGYVSRPLGAVVLGAYGDRHGRKKVLVFAMLLMGFATFAVGLLPTYGQVGLLAPVLLVILRLIQGFAVAGELGGASAMIVEHSPDARRGFFASFSLQGTQVGSILATAVLIPLAALLPDDQFHSWGWRLPFLLSAVVILAGYIIRRRVQEPPAYLAQSEEPGTKRRFPLADLLRTHPWVLVRCVAMTFTNVIGMATLIFGVSFATQKSYGNGFSSSEFLWVTMAANVAAVLTIPLFGALSDRIGRRTLMVAGGIAGGLLTMVYLWAIEQGSLPLIFVCVVIVQGILFQMWNATFATFFQEQFPMRMRVTGFAVSQNIGLMIASFFPSLFTAMAPPGSANIPMVIGLTTLGICLVSALATLLSSDTKGKTLEDLEAR; this is encoded by the coding sequence ATGACCGTCACGCACCGGAGGGATACCCCTTCCACCCAGGACGAGGCCATCGGCCGGAAGGACCCGAAGAAAGCCGCAATGAGCGGCTGGATCGGAAGCGCGCTGGAGTACTACGACTTCGCGCTCTATTCCCTGGCCGCGACGCTGCTTTTCCCAACGATCTTCTTCCCCACGGAGAACCCCACCGTAGGCATCATCGCTTCCCTGGCCACCTATGCCGTGGGATACGTCTCCCGCCCGCTTGGCGCAGTAGTCCTGGGTGCTTACGGTGACAGGCATGGGCGCAAGAAGGTCCTGGTCTTTGCAATGCTGCTCATGGGGTTCGCTACTTTCGCGGTAGGACTCCTGCCAACCTACGGCCAGGTGGGGCTTCTGGCGCCCGTCCTCCTGGTAATCCTGCGCTTGATCCAGGGCTTCGCCGTTGCTGGCGAACTCGGCGGTGCCAGCGCGATGATCGTAGAGCACTCCCCCGATGCCAGGCGCGGCTTCTTCGCGAGCTTCAGCCTTCAGGGCACGCAGGTGGGATCCATCCTCGCCACGGCTGTCCTCATTCCGCTCGCCGCCCTGTTGCCGGATGACCAGTTCCATTCCTGGGGCTGGCGGCTGCCCTTCCTCCTCAGCGCCGTCGTGATTTTGGCCGGCTACATTATCCGCCGCCGCGTGCAGGAGCCGCCTGCATACCTGGCGCAGTCGGAAGAGCCCGGCACCAAACGCCGGTTCCCCCTCGCAGACCTCCTGCGCACCCACCCGTGGGTCCTGGTCCGCTGCGTTGCAATGACGTTCACGAACGTCATCGGCATGGCCACCCTGATCTTCGGCGTATCGTTCGCCACCCAGAAGAGCTATGGCAACGGCTTCTCAAGCAGCGAATTCCTCTGGGTAACCATGGCAGCAAACGTGGCCGCAGTGCTGACTATCCCTTTGTTCGGGGCACTGTCGGACCGGATTGGCCGGCGGACACTCATGGTTGCAGGCGGCATAGCCGGTGGCTTGCTGACCATGGTGTACCTGTGGGCGATCGAACAGGGTAGCCTGCCGCTGATCTTCGTCTGCGTTGTCATCGTTCAGGGCATCCTGTTCCAGATGTGGAACGCCACCTTCGCCACGTTCTTCCAGGAGCAGTTCCCCATGCGGATGCGGGTGACAGGCTTCGCAGTCTCGCAAAACATCGGCCTCATGATCGCCTCGTTCTTCCCCAGCCTGTTCACTGCCATGGCTCCTCCCGGATCAGCGAACATCCCCATGGTCATCGGCCTGACCACTCTGGGCATCTGCCTCGTCTCGGCGCTGGCCACCCTGTTGTCTTCGGACACCAAGGGAAAGACTCTTGAGGACCTTGAGGCCCGCTAG
- a CDS encoding SDR family NAD(P)-dependent oxidoreductase, with protein MTDLRLDKTTAVVTGASSGIGEAVSSHFRREGARLLLTGRREHLDTAHTDDLYVPGDLNDEAFVERLARQAAEAFGTVDVVVINHGLQVTGPLTEMDHDDAKNVLHSNLLSAFLVMKHFAPLMPAAGGSFVLVSSRLGMVGMPGQVLYSAAKGGLIMLAKGAAIEWAPRNIRVNVVAPGLTITPVIEASIQRRPDPEAYRRQREGQIPLQRLSTPEEIADAILFLASKEASYITGATLPVDGGYTAF; from the coding sequence GTGACTGACTTGAGATTAGACAAAACCACTGCCGTGGTGACAGGAGCCAGCAGTGGAATCGGTGAGGCGGTGAGTTCGCACTTCCGTCGCGAAGGTGCCCGCCTGCTGCTCACCGGCCGCAGGGAGCACCTCGATACCGCGCACACCGATGACCTGTACGTCCCGGGGGACCTTAACGACGAAGCCTTTGTCGAAAGGCTCGCCCGGCAGGCCGCCGAAGCGTTCGGCACGGTCGACGTCGTCGTCATTAACCACGGCTTGCAAGTCACCGGCCCGCTGACGGAGATGGACCATGACGATGCGAAGAATGTGCTCCACAGCAACCTGCTCAGCGCCTTCCTGGTAATGAAGCACTTCGCACCACTGATGCCCGCGGCGGGAGGCTCCTTCGTCTTGGTCAGTTCACGGCTGGGCATGGTCGGAATGCCTGGCCAGGTCCTGTACTCCGCGGCCAAGGGCGGCCTGATCATGCTCGCCAAGGGCGCCGCGATCGAGTGGGCTCCACGGAACATCCGCGTCAACGTTGTCGCTCCGGGGCTAACCATTACTCCGGTCATCGAAGCATCAATCCAGCGCAGGCCCGACCCCGAGGCCTATCGCCGCCAGCGCGAGGGCCAAATTCCGCTCCAACGCCTCTCCACCCCCGAGGAGATCGCCGACGCCATCCTCTTCCTCGCATCCAAGGAAGCGTCCTACATCACCGGAGCGACGCTCCCGGTAGACGGCGGATACACCGCCTTCTAG
- a CDS encoding NAD-dependent succinate-semialdehyde dehydrogenase, giving the protein MSTGTTLNLIETRLLIGGEWISSGTGATLPVINPATGETVAHVSDGSIQDGALALDAACAAQDAWAATPARDRADILARTYQGIVARRDDFARLIVDEMGKPWAEAQAEVDYGAGFFHWFAESAGRIHTEGQFGVEPGSNYHMAVSKRPVGPSLLITPWNFPLAMGARKIAPALAAGCTTILKPAAQTPLTSLLLAQVLQEAGVPAGVVNVVVTSNSRDLISAIMNDERIRKISFTGSTEVGRVLLAQAAQNVVNTSMELGGNAPLIVFDDADLDTAIEGAYLAKLRNGGQSCVAANRIYVQAGIAPKFTKGFTERLAAVKVGNGHEPGTGLGPLIDHKQRAAVHNLVVDALAKGATCLTGGQIIDGPGYYYRPTVLTNIPADASIREEEIFGPVAAIYTFDTEEEAVVKANATPYGLASYIFTQDLTRALRVADTIDAGMTGINRGLISNPAAPFGGTKQSGLGREGGIEGLEAYQETKYTGIQL; this is encoded by the coding sequence ATGAGTACTGGAACGACTCTGAACCTCATTGAAACCCGGCTGCTAATCGGCGGGGAATGGATATCATCCGGCACAGGAGCCACGCTGCCGGTCATCAACCCCGCCACCGGCGAAACGGTGGCGCACGTTTCCGACGGCTCTATCCAAGACGGTGCGTTGGCACTGGATGCCGCCTGCGCTGCCCAGGATGCTTGGGCAGCAACACCGGCAAGGGACCGTGCCGACATCCTCGCCCGCACGTATCAGGGCATAGTCGCCCGCCGCGACGATTTCGCCCGCTTGATCGTGGACGAGATGGGCAAGCCCTGGGCCGAAGCCCAAGCCGAAGTAGACTACGGCGCAGGGTTCTTCCATTGGTTCGCAGAATCCGCCGGACGGATCCACACCGAAGGCCAGTTCGGCGTCGAACCTGGCTCCAACTACCACATGGCAGTGTCCAAACGCCCGGTCGGCCCCTCCCTGCTGATCACCCCGTGGAACTTCCCACTGGCCATGGGCGCCCGCAAGATCGCCCCGGCCTTGGCCGCTGGCTGCACCACCATCCTCAAGCCTGCCGCCCAAACCCCGCTTACCTCCCTGCTGCTTGCTCAAGTCCTCCAGGAAGCAGGTGTGCCCGCCGGTGTGGTGAACGTCGTCGTGACGAGCAACTCCCGCGATCTGATCAGCGCCATCATGAATGACGAACGGATCCGAAAAATCTCCTTCACCGGCTCCACCGAAGTCGGCCGGGTACTCCTGGCCCAAGCCGCGCAGAACGTCGTGAACACCTCCATGGAACTTGGCGGGAACGCACCACTGATCGTTTTCGACGACGCGGACCTCGATACTGCGATCGAAGGGGCCTACCTCGCCAAGCTCCGCAACGGTGGTCAGTCCTGCGTCGCAGCCAACCGGATCTATGTCCAGGCCGGCATCGCTCCCAAGTTCACCAAAGGCTTCACGGAGCGCCTCGCCGCCGTCAAGGTCGGCAACGGCCACGAACCCGGCACCGGTCTAGGGCCACTGATCGATCACAAGCAACGCGCCGCCGTCCACAATCTCGTCGTGGACGCCCTCGCCAAGGGCGCAACCTGCCTCACTGGGGGCCAGATCATCGACGGCCCTGGCTACTACTACCGGCCCACCGTCCTAACCAACATTCCCGCCGACGCCAGCATCAGGGAAGAAGAAATCTTCGGCCCCGTCGCAGCGATCTACACCTTCGACACCGAAGAAGAAGCCGTCGTGAAAGCGAATGCCACTCCCTACGGCCTGGCTTCGTACATCTTCACCCAGGACCTGACCAGGGCACTGCGCGTTGCGGACACGATTGATGCCGGCATGACAGGCATCAACCGTGGGCTCATCAGCAACCCGGCCGCACCGTTCGGCGGGACCAAACAATCAGGCCTCGGCCGTGAAGGGGGCATTGAAGGCCTTGAGGCCTACCAGGAAACCAAATACACCGGCATCCAACTCTGA